The genomic segment CGCCGTCAAGGGCACGCCGCTGGAAGACCGCCCGCCGATCGATCCGCTCGACCTCGTGCGGATGTGCGCCACCGCCCGCATCGTCATGCCCAAGGCCCGCGTGCGCCTCAGCGCCGGCCGCAAGAGCCTGACCCGCGAGGCGCAGATCCTGTGCTTCCTGGCTGGCGCCAACTCGATCTTCTACGGCGAGCGCCTGCTCACCACCGCCAACAACGAGGCGGATGCCGACGCCGAGCTGCTGCGCGACATCGGCGTGCCGGTGCCCGAGGTGACGCTGGCCGCCGCGGAGTAGGGGCACGGTAAGGGGCACGGCAAGCCGGCCCTCACCTTGACTTGAAACGCCTCCCGTGAATGGTGCCGGCTCATTCTCAAGAGCCCGCCATGCACCGTTACCGTACCCATACCTGCGGGGCGATCCGCCCGTCCGATGTCGGGCAGACCGTCCGCCTGTCCGGCTGGTGCCACCGCATCCGCGACCATGGCGGCGTGCTCTTCATCGACCTGCGCGACCATTACGGCCTGACGCAGTGCGTGATCGATTCCGACTCGAAGGCCTTCAAGGCGGCCGAGACCGCCCGCTCCGAGTGGGTGATCCGCATCGATGGTCGCGTGCGCACGCGGCCCGCCGGCACCGAGAACGCGGAGCTGCCGACCGGTAGCGTCGAGGTCTATATCGACGACCTCGAAGTGCTCGGGCCCGCGGGCGAGCTGCCGCTGCCCGTCTTCGGCGACCAGGAATACCCGGAAGAGACCCGGCTCAAGTACCGCTTCCTCGATCTGCGCCGGGAGAAGCTGCACGCCAACATCATGAAGCGTGGCGCGATCGTGGATTCGCTCCGCCGCCGCATGCGCGAGGGCGGGTTCTTCGAGTTCCAGACGCCGATCCTGACCGCCTCCTCGCCGGAGGGCGCGCGCGACTACCTCGTGCCGTCCCGCGTGCATCCGGGCAAGTTCTACGCGCTGCCGCAGGCGCCGCAGCAGTTCAAGCAGCTCACGATGATCGCGGGCTTCGACCGCTACTTCCAGATCGCGCCCTGTTTTCGCGATGAGGACGCGCGAGCGGACCGTAGCCCGGGCGAGTTCTACCAGCTCGATATCGAGATGAGCTTCGTCACGCAGGAGGACGTGTTCCAGGCGGTCGAGCCGGTGCTGCGCGGCGTGTTCGAGGAATTCGCTGGCGGCAAGCGCGTGACGAAGGAATTCCCGCGCATCACCTACGCCGACGCGATGCTGAAATACGGCGTCGACAAGCCGGACCTGCGCAACCCGCTGATCATCGCCGACGTGACTGACGAGTTCGCCGACGACGCGGTGGAGTTCAAGGCGTTCAAGGGCGTCATCAAGTCGGGCGGCGTGGTGCGCGCCATCCCCGCCACCGGCGCCGCCGGCCAGCCGCGCTCGTTCTTCGACAAGCTCAACGACTGGGCCCGCTCGGAAGGCGCGCCGGGGCTCGGCTACATCGTGTTCGAGGAAGAGGGCGGGGCGCTCACCGGCAAGGGGCCGATCGCCAAGTTCATCCCCGCCGCGATCCAGGCGCGGATTGCCGAGAAGGCCGGTGCCAAGGCGGGCGACGCGGTGTTCTTCGCCGCCGGCACCGAGGCGAAGGCCGCCGCGCTCGCGGGCAAGGCGCGCATCCGCATCGGCGACGAGCTGAAACTCTCCGATACGGACCAGTTCGCCTTCTGCTGGGTCGTCGATTTCCCGATGTACGAGTGGAACGAAGAAGACAAGAAAATCGACTTTTCCCACAACCCGTTCTCGATGCCGAACTACGATCGCGAGGACTTCCTCGCGCTCGGCGACGGAGATTCGGAAAAAATCCTTGGGATCAAGGCGTTTCAGTACGACATCGTCTGCAACGGCATCGAGTTGTCCTCGGGCGCGATCCGGAACCACCGCCCCGACGTGATGGAGAAGGCGTTTGCCATCGCCGGCTACGGCCGGGACGTGCTGGAGGAGAAGTTCGGCGGCATGCTGAACGCCCTGCGCCTCGGCGCCCCGCCGCACGGCGGCATCGCGCCGGGTGTCGACCGCATCGTCATGCTGCTGTGCGAGGAGCCGAACATCCGCGAGGTCGTGCTGTTCCCGATGAACCAGCGCGCCGAGGATCTGATGATGGGCGCGCCCGCCGAGGCGACCTCGAAGCAGCTGCGCGAGCTGCACATCCGGCTCAACCTGCCCGAGAAGAAGGCGTAGCGCCTAAACCCTCTCCCGCCGCGGGGAGGGTGCCTGCGGAGCAGGCGGGTGAGGGGCCGGTTCCGCTTTGCCGGAAACGGCGCTCCCCTCGCCCGCCCCCTTCGGGGCCACCCGCCACCGAAGGGGAGGGAAGCTGCGCAGGACCTGATGCCGCCCCAGCCCACTCCCCTCACCGCCATCGTCGTCAGCCACGACAGCGCAGACGCCCTGCCCGCCTGCCTCGCGGCGCTGGCCCGCGAAGCCGTCCCGGCGATCGTGGTCGACAATGCCAGCCGCGACGGCTCGGTGGCGGTGGCGGAAGCCCACGGCGCACGGGTGATCGCCCATCCCCGCAACGAGGGCTATGGCCGGGCCAACAACATCGGCGTGCGCGCCGCCGAGGGGGCCCGGCACGTCCTCATCCTCAACCCCGATCTCGTGCTGCAACCGGGCGCCGCCACCGCGCTGCTGGCCGCGGCGCAGGCCTGGTCTGACGCCGGCCTCCTGGCGCCGCGCATCCACGAGCCGGACGGGCGCTTCTTCTACCAGCCGCGCTCGCTGCTCGCGCCCTACCTCACCAACCCGAAGGGCCGGCGTGATCTCCCCGAGGGCGACGCCTGCGCCCCATTCCTGTCGGGCGCCTGCCTGATGATCGAGCGGGCCCTCTTCCTGGACCTCGGCGGCTTCGACGAGAACATTTTCCTGTTCTACGAGGATGACGACCTCTGCCGCCGGGTGGCGGATGCGGGACGCGCGCTGGTCCACGTCCACGGCGCGGTGGCCCTGCACGGGCGAGGGCGCTCCTCGGCCCCGGCGCCGGGCCGGGTGTTTCGGACGCGCTGGCATCAGGCGTGGTCGCGGGCCTACGTCTCAAGGAAGTACGGCCTGCCCGATCCGAGCCCGGGAATGCTCGCCACCAACGCGCCGAAGGCGGCGCTCGCCGCCCTCGCCTTCCGCCGCTCGGGGCTGGAGCGCTACGGCGGCTCGGCGGCCGGCGCACTCGCCGCCCTGCGCGGGCAGAGCGCGCTGGCCCGCGAGGGGCTGGCACCGTGAGCCTGCTCTCGGGACCGACGATCGCGGAGGCGCTGGCGCGCCCGCACAACGCCTTCTCCGGCCTGCGGCTGGCGCTCGCCCTGATGGTGGTGGTCAGCCACGCCTTCAGCGTCGTCTCCGGCCACGCGCTCGACGAGCCGCTGGCCCGCGCCACCGGCTTCTCGCTGGGCGAGCACGCGGTGAACGGCTTCTTCGCCGTCTCGGGCTTCCTCGTCACCATGAGCTACGACCGGCGCGGCTGGCGCGACTACGTCATCGCCCGGAGCTTGCGCATCGGACCGGGCCTCGTCGCCGCGACCCTGGCGGTCTCGCTGCTGCTCGGCGGCGCCCTCACCCGGCTGCCGCTCGCCGAGTACTACGCCTCGCCGGAACTGTGGCGCTTCGTGCGCGGCACGCTCCTGTCCTTCAAGAGCAATGCCAGCCTGCCCGGCCTGTTCGAGGCCAACCCGTTCCGCAGCCCGCTCGGCACGGTCTGGACCCTGAAATACGAGACGATCTGCTACGCCGGTGTCCTCGTCATCGGGCTTCTCGGGCTCCTGCGGCGGCGCTGGGCCGTGCCGGCGCTCACCGCGGCCCTGGCCCTGTCGCTGGCGGTGCTCGAAGTGGTCCGGCCCGAGATGTCCAAGGGCACCGAGACGGCCCTGCGCCTGCCGCTGATCTTCGCCGCCGGGGCCTGCCTCTACCTCTGGCGCGATTCCATCCGCCTCACGCCGTGGCCGCTGCTCGTCCTGGCCGCGGGCCTCCTGCTGCAGGGCCACGCCCCCGCGCGGACGCTGCTCTTCCTCGGGGAGAGCTACGCGGCGATCTGGCTTGGCCTCCTGCCGGCACTGGCCCGCCCGGTCCTCGATCCGCCGGCTGATCTCTCCTACGGGGTCTATCTCTACGGCTGGCCGATCCAGCAGAGCCTGCACGCGCTCTGGCCCACGGCCTCCGCCCTGGCCCTGCTGGTGCCGGCCCTCCTGCTCGCCGGGCTCGTCGCCGCCGCCTCCTGGTACGCGGTCGAGAAGCCGGCCCTGCGCCTCAAGGCACGGGCGCTCGGGCGGCGCACACTGGGGACGATCGAACCGGCCGGTCCCTAAAGCGAATTTGATCCTCTCGCACCGCCCGTGCGTTTGAGATCCGCAGGGCGTGTCGACGCGCCGCTGTGATGGGGCGCCCTGCCCGCCCTAGCTACGGTGCCGGGTCCGTATCCCCGGCCCATTCCTCTCCCGGACGCCTGGATCACTGCCCACCATGAAGGTCGTCGTGGATCTCAACCGCTGCCAAGCCTACGCGCAGTGCATCTACGCGGCGCCGGGGCACTTCGCCCTGCACGGCCGGGAGGCGCTGGTCTACGACCCCTTCCCGGACGAGACCGCACGGGGCGAGATCGAGCGGGCTATCCATGCCTGCCCGGTGCGGGCGATCACCGCCTACCCCGATGCCGCCGACGCGGCGGCCGGAGAGGCGCGGTGACGACACCCCCTGAACGCATCGTCGTCGTCGGCGCCTCGCTGGCGGGCCTTGCCGCCGCCCATGCCCTGCGTGAACGAGGCTATGCCGGCCGCCTGACCCTGGTCGGCGCCGAGCCCCACCGACCCTACGACCGGCCGCCGCTCTCCAAGCAGGTGCTGCGCGGGCTCTACTCCGCCGACACCACCCTGCCCTGCCATCCCGATCTGCGCGCGGAGTTCCGCCTCGGGCAGCCGGCGACCCGGCTCGACCTGACCGGGCGCGTCGTCGAATGCGAAGACGGCAGCCGCCTGCCCTACGACCGCCTGTTGATCGCCACCGGCACCCGGGCGCGGCCCTGGCCCAACCCGGAGGAGGCCGCCCTCGCCGGTGTCTTCACCCTGCGCGACCGCGACGACGCCGAGCGGCTCGGCGCGCATCTGCGGACCAAGCCGCAACGCGTCGTCCTCGTCGGCGGCGGCTTCATCGGCTTCGAGGTCGCCTCGACCTGCCGCGATCTCGACATCCCCGTCACCCTGCTGGTGCGCGATGCCGTGCCGCTTACGGCCGCGCTCGGTCCCCGCCTCGGCGGCCTGATCGGCGAGGTCGCCCGCGAGAAGGGCGTCGATCTGCGCCTCGAATCCGAGATCGAGCGGATGGAGGGGGAAGCGGGCCGCCTCGCGGCCGTGATCCTGAAGGACGGCACGCGGATCGAGACCGACTGCCTCGTCGCAGCGATCGGCACGTTGCGCAACGTCGAATGGCTCGACGGTTCGGGGCTCGAGGCCGACGCGGGGGGCCTGCGCTGCGACGCCTTCTGCCGCGCCTTGCTCCATGACGGCCGCGTCGCCGAGGGCGTTTTTTGCGCGGGCGACGTGGCGCGCTGGCCGAACCCGCACGACGACGACGCCCTCGTGGCGGTCGAGCATTGGGGCAACGCCCGGGCGCAAGCCGAGACCGCCGCCGCAAACATGCTGGCGGGCGACGCCTCGGCGATGCGCCGCCACGACCACCTGCCCGATTTCTGGTCGCAGCAATTCGGCCTGACGATCAAGCTCGTCGGCTTGACCGAGGGCGCCGACGCCCTCGCGGTGGTGCATGGCTCGTTCGAGGAGCGGCGCCTCGTGGCCGCCTTCGGCAAGGCGGGCCGCACCGTCGCCGCCGCTGCCATCGACAGCGCCCGCTGGCTGCCCACCTACAAGGCCGCGATCCGCGAGCGCGCCCCATTCCCGCCGATCGAGGACGCCGTCGATCAGCCCCGCATCCGTGTGCAGGAGCCCTAGTCCCGTGAGCGGAAGCACACTGTTCGACCAGATCCTCGATCCCGCCAACCGGGCGAACCCCTACCCGCTCTACGCCGAGCTGCGAAAAATTCCCGTCGCGCGGCAGGAGGACGGCACCTACGTCGTCAGCGGTCATGCCGAGCTGGCGCGGCTGATCTCCGATCCCCGCATCAGCTCGGACGACCTGCCCGACCCGCAGAAATTCCGCTGGACCGGGCACCCCGTCACCGACCTGCTGGTGCGGCCGGTGCGGGCCGAAATCCGCAAGCGGCACCGCCCCTTCATCTTCCGCGATCCGCCCGATCACGACCGCCTGCGGGGGCAGGTGATGCGCTGCTTCACGCCCGAGCGGGTGCGCGGCATGCGCGCGAAGACGCAAGAAATCACCGACGACCTGATCGGCAAGATGCGCGGCAAGACCCGGATCGATCTCGTCGACGACTTCTCCTATCCGCTCCCCGTCACCGTGATCTGCGAGTTGCTCGGCGTGCCGCCGGAGGACGAGGCGCAGTTCCACGGCTGGGCGACGCAGCTCGCGACCGCGCTGGAGCCGAACCAGCGCGGCGACGCGGAGACGAGGGCCAAGAACGAGGTCTGCTTCACCGAAATCGCCGACTACCTCCAGGGACTGATCAAGGAGAAGCGCAAGGACCCGCAGCAGGACATCCTCTCCGACCTCGCGACCGACAAGGAGGGGATGAACGATTTCGACCTGATCGCCACCGCCGTGCTGCTGCTGGTGGCGGGCCACGAGACCACGGTGAACCTGATCACCAACGGGATGCTGACGCTGCTGCGCTTCCCCGAGCATGGGGAGCGCCTGCGCGCCGAGCCGGACCTCGCGCCGCGCCTGATCGAGGAATTGCTGCGCTACGAGCCGCCGGTCCATTACCGCACGCGCGTAGCGCTCACCGACATCCCGGTGGCCGGGATCACCATCCCGAAGGATGCACCAGTGATTTTCCTGCTCGCCGCCGCCAACCGCGATCCGGCGCGCTTTCCCGACCCCGACCGCTTCGATCCCGACCGGCCCGACAACCGCCATCTCGGCTTCGGCGGCGGGCTGCAGTACTGCGTCGGCGCTCCGCTCGCGCGGATCGAGGCGGAGGTCGCCCTGATCAGCCTCGTGCGGCGGCTGAAGGGCGTGTCCCTGATCGAGGACCCGCCGCCCTACCGGCCCGGCGCCTCGCTGCGGGGGCCGCGGCACCTGAGGTTGGCGCTGGAAGGTGTGACGGAAGAATAGGGGCTACCCGGATGCCGCCGGGTTCCCCTCTCCCCGCACGCGGGGAGAGGGCCGCGACGACCCTGTCGTCGGCGCGGTGAGCCCGAAGGGCGAGGGTGAGGGGGCGCATCCGAGAGAGACTCCTTCGCCCCCCTCACCTTCGGCTGCCGCCTCGCTTCATGCCCCGACAAGGGGGCATGAAGCCCTCTCCCCGCGCGCGGGGAGAGGGGATGCGCTCGCACCGCACCGGATCACCGGAAAAGATAAAGCGACCAAAAGAAAAGCGCCCGACCTTTCGGCCGGGCGCTCTCCCAAACGTCCCTGCGGACGCGACTTACGCGGTGAGAACCGTGGACGGCTCGACCTTCACGCCCGGGCCCATCGTCGAGGTGACGGCGATGCGCTGGATGTAGGTGCCCTTGGCGCCCGTGGGCTTCGCCTTGGCGACCGCGTCGGCGAAGGCCTTGATGTTCTCGACGAGCTTCTGCTCGTCGAAGGACACCTTGCCGACGCCGGCGTGGATGATGCCGGCCTTCTCGACGCGGAACTCGACCGCGCCGCCCTTGGCGGCGGCAACGGCGCCCTTCACGTCCATGGTGACGGTGCCGACCTTCGGGTTCGGCATCAGGCCGCGCGGGCCCAGCACCTTACCGAGACGGCCGACGAGCGGCATCAGGTCCGGGGTCGCGATGCAGCGATCGAACTCGATCTTGCCGCCCTGGACGATCTCGAGGAGATCCTCGGCGCCGACGATGTCGGCACCCGCTGCGCGGGCGTCGTCCGCCTTGGCGCCACGGGCGAAGACCGCCACGCGAACCGTCCGGCCGGAGCCGTTCGGCAGGTTGCAGACGCCGCGGACCATCTGGTCGGCGTGGCGCGGATCGACGCCGAGATTCATCGAGATCTCGACGGTTTCGTCGAACTTGGCCGAAGCCTTCGACTTCACCAGCTTGATCGCCTCGTCGATGGCGTAGAGCTTCATCGGCTCCAGACCCTCGCGGGCGGCGCGGATGCGCTTTCCTTCGCGTGCCATATCGCCCTCCCTTACGCGACGACTTCGAGGCCCATGGCTCGCGCGGAGCCACGGATCATCGCGACCGCCGCATCGACGGAGTCGCAGTTCAGGTCGGGCATCTTCTTCTCGGCGATCTCGCGAAGCTGGGCTTCGGTGATCTTGCCGACGGTCGGGCCCTTACCCGGGGTCTTGGAGCCGGAGGCCGGCTTCTTGCCGATCTTCAGGCCAACCGCCTTCTTCAGGAAGAAGGTGACCGGGGGCTGCTTCATCTCGAAGGTGAAGGAGCGGTCCTGATACGCGGTGATGATCACCGGGATCGGGGTGCCCTTCTCCATCTGCGCGGTCTTCGCATTGAAGGCCTTGCAGAATTCCATGATGTTGAGGCCACGCTGACCGAGCGCGGGACCGATCGGCGGCGACGGGTTGGCGGCGCCGGCCGGGACTTGAAGCTTCACGTAGCCCGTGATCTTCTTCGCCATGGGACTGCTCCCAAGAATTGCGCGTCGCCGGGCTGCCGAGGCACGGACGGACGGGCGGTTGCAGGTCGCGGTGCGATCCGTGGATCCCGGAGGCGAAGCCGGGCGGATCTCCCGCGGGGTTGTGGCGGTGCTCTCATGAAAGCATCGCCGTTTCCGGGCCGCGGCAGAGCCGCCGGCCGGAAAATCGAAGATCAGTCAGTGCCGACTGATCGCGAATTGCGAAGAAATCAGACCTTCTCGACTTGACCGTATTCCAGCTCGACCGGGGTGGCGCGGCCGAAGATCGACACCGCCACCTTGAGGCGCGAGCGGGCGTCGTCGATTTCCTCGACGGTGCCGTTGAAGGAGGCGAAGGGGCCGTCAGAGACGCGCACGGTCTCGCCGATCTCGAAGGAGACGGTATGCTTCGGGCGATCCACGCCCTCCTGCACCTGCCCCTTGATGCGCTCGGCCTCGGCGTCCGGGATCGGCACGGGCTTGGCCTTGTCGGCGCCCAGGAAGCCGGTCACCTTCGGGGTGTTCTTGATGAGGTGGTAGACCTCGTCGGTCAGGTCGCACTTCACGAGCACGTAGCCCGGGAAGAACTTGCGCTCGGCATCGACCTTACGGCCGCGGCGCACCTCGGTGACCTTCTCGGTCGGCACCATGACCTCGTCGAACAGTTCGGTCAGCCCACGCTGGGCCGCCTGATCCTTGATGGACTGGGCGACCTTATTCTCGAAGTTCGAGTAGGCGTGGACGATGTACCAGCGCTTCGACACGGGTCTCTCAACTCCTCGGCGTCCGTAAGACGCCTGCGATGACTCAGGCGCCGATCCCGAGGACCAGGCTGACGGCGAAGCGCATCACCTGATCGACGGCGACGAAGAACAGGCTCGCGACGACGACCATGATGAACACCATGATGGTGGTCACGGTGGTTTCCTTGCGGGTCGGCCACGTGACCTTGCGGCCCTCGTCGCGCACTTCGCCCAGGAACTCCACAGGGCCCACCCGCTTCGGCGCGGGGCGCGCGGGCCGGGTCGGGCGCTGGGGCGCGACGGGGGCCGTGCCGCGTTTGGGTCCGCGGGCCGCGTCGGCTTTCTTGGTCGCTTCGTTCGATGCCATGGCGCAACTGAAACCGGACAGGGCTCCGGGAACCACCGATCGCGGTGCGGGGACAATCGCGTCCCACACCGACAGCATCTGAGGATCTCGGAATGCGCCCGCTCTAGCGCAAGTGATCCGGCTTGTCGATGGGTTCGGGACGGGGTGCCGCGGGTCGGATGCCAGGTCGGTCTCGGCGTCGGGCTCGGTGGGCGCCGTGGCAGGAGTGGAGGGACTCGAACCCCCAACCCCCGGTTTTGGAGACCGGTGCTCTGACCAGTTGAGCTACACTCCTACGGCGCGCGCGGCGCGGCTCGCGTCATGCCGCAACCTGCGGCCCAAAGCAAGGGCAGGACGTCAGCAAGCAGAGTCATCGCTATTCGTCGTCCAGCTCGAAATCCGCATCCGCGAAGGGATAGGCCGCCTCGACGAGGTAGGGCCCGCCGCCGCGCGAGGTGCGGGCGGAGAACAGGGCTGCGCGGCGCGCCGTGAAGGTCAGACGGGGAAACACCCCCGCCTCCGTCAGCCTTCGCGCCACGGCCTCCGGCGAGGCCTCGCGGTTGAGGCGGGCCAGCGTCACATGCGGCGTGAACTTGCGCCGCTCCGGCGCGGCACCGGCCCGGCGGGCGATACGCTCGTGCTCTTCCTGCAAATCGATGAGTTCCGGCGTGGGGACGACCGAGGCGTAGAGCGCCCGCGGCCGGTCTCCGCCGAAGCTCGCGAGCCCGTCCAGCGTCACGGTGAGCGGCGCGCGCACCCGCGCCTCCCGCAGGCCGGCATCGACATCGGCAGCGATCATGTCGTCGATCTCGCCGAGGAAGCGCAGGGTGACGTGGTAGTCGCTCGGCTCGATCCAGCGCGCGCCGGGCAGGCCGCCACGGAAGAACGACAGCCGCTCGGCGATGTCCGGCGGAATCTCGATGCCGGTGAACAGGCGCGGCATAATTCGCTACCCCTTCTTCTCCGGATTCTGGCCCAGGCGGCCCAGGAAGGTTTCGACGCTCGGCAGGATGCCCTCGACGATCCGCTCGACGCCCTTGGCGGTGGGGTGCAGCCCGTCATCCATGGTGTTGGCGCGCTGGCCCGTCACGCCGTCGAGAAAGAACGGGTAGAGCACGAGGCCGTGCGCCTTGGCCAAGTCGGGATAGATCGCGTCGAACCGGGCGCGGTACTCCGTGCCGAGGTTCGGTGCGGCCAGCATGCCGGCGAGCAGCACCGGAATGTTGCGCTCCTTCAGCCGCGCGATGATCGTCTCGAGCGCCTTGCGCGTCACCGCCGGATCGGTGCCGCGCAGCATGTCGTTGGCGCCGAGTTCGAGAATCACGCCCTGCGTGCCGTCCGGCACCGACCAGTCGAGCCGGTCGAGCCCGCCGGTGCTGGTGTCGCCCGACACGCCGGCATTGGCGATCTCGACCCGGTACCCCTTGGCCTTCAGCGCCCGCTCCAGCACCGCGGGAAAGGCGGCGTCGGCCGGCAGGCGGTAGCCCGCGGTGAGGCTGTCGCCGAAGGCCACGAGCTTGAGCGGCGCCGGCTCGGCACGGGCCGAGCCGGGCAGCAGGCCCGCGGCGCCGACGAGCGTAGCTGCGGCTAAGAGGAGCATCAGCGCGGCCCTGCGCCGAAGGCGGCGCGGCCCCACATCGGGTGCGGCCGCCTCGCGCCGGGCGTCCAAGCATGACACAAGCCTGCCGGGTCCGGCTTCCGCTTCGTTCGCATGGTGCAAGACCGTATCCTTTCGCTCGGACATGTCCGGGTGGTTGCCAAGCTGCTCGCCAACTTCCCTGCCAAGATTCCCCGCCAAGATCGGTCGGTGCCTGATGTCGAACAAGGCCGTCTCTCTGTCGCAGATCGAGCTGAGCCTCGGCCGCGGCCCCGCGCGGGTGCATGTCCTGCGCGGCATCTCGCTCGATGTCGAGCGCGGCGAGGCGGTCGGACTCGTCGGCCCGTCGGGTTCGGGAAAATCGACCCTGCTCACCGTCATGGCCGGGCTGGAGCGGCCCGATACCGGTCGCGTCACCATCGCCGGCACGGATCTCGGCGGGCTCGATGAGGACGGGCTCGCGCGCTTCCGCGGCCGCAACATCGGCATCGTGTTCCAGGCCTTCCACCTCGTGCCGACCATGACCGCGCTGGAGAACGTGGCGCTGCCGCTCGAACTCGCCAACGCATCCGATCCGCACGGACGGGCGGCGGCGGAACTCGAGGCAGTGGGGCTCGGCCACCGGCTGCGGCACTATCCGGCGCAGCTCTCCGGCGGCGAGCAGCAGCGCGTGGCGATCGCCCGTGCGCTCGCGCCCGATCCGGCGATCCTGGTCGCAGACGAGCCGACGGGAAACCTCGACGAGGCGACGGGACGGCAGATCGTGGACCTGTTGTTCGGGCTCAAGCGCGACCGCGGCGCGACCCTGGTCCTGGTGACGCACGATCCCGGCCTCGCCCGGCTGTGCGACCGCACCGTGCGCCTGCGCGCCGGCCGGATCGAAGCGCCGGCCGAGGCGCAAGAAGCCTAAGTAAACAGGGCCTGGAAAAACGATGCCTTCCGGTGCCGGTCGGGCGCCGAAAGGCAAGCTCGTGTCAGGTGTTGAAGCCGTCTGCTCGCGCGTCGCGTCAGGCGAGGCGGCACCCAGAAGGATCAGGCGCTCAGCGGGGCGCCGATCCGGGCGCGGAGCTGAGCCCGCAGGTTCTGGTTGGCCGCGCTGCGGTCGGCGTCGAGGGCCCACATCAGGCGCAGGAGCCGGCTGATCGGCAGAGCCCGGTCCTCAATGGCCTCGGCAACCTGCTGCTGGATCGATTTCGAGGTCGCCATGAACGTCTCGGCCGTGGTCTGCATGAGTCGCATCCGGAAACGGGCTCGCCCCCCGCGGGGCGGGCTCTTAAACGGTTCCAAATCGCAAGGCCATAGGTTTGCCGGCTTGCAGTTAGCGGTTCCTTCGAGCGCCCGCGCCGCGCCTCACAGCTTTGTGAAGCCGGCACGTCGTCAGGCGAGCGGCGAGCGCGCGTAGCCGTCGAGCAGATCCTGCGGATCGCGGTAGATCGCGATGCATCCCGCCGCCGACAGCTCGGCCTCCGGGAAGCCGCCGCACAGGACGCCGATCGTCGAAAGCCCAGCGCCGGCAGCGGCTTGCGCATCGTAGGGAGTATCCCCGATCACCATCACCGCGTCTTTGGGGAGGCCGGGAAGCTTCTTCAGCACCGCCTCGAAGATGTCGGGATGCGGCTTGGATCGGTCGGCGTCGTCTGAGGTCGTGACCACGTCGACGAGATCGGTAATGCCCAGGATTTTCTGGTAGTTTTCCACCTCGTCCGCCTTGCCGGAGGACGCGAGCGCGACGGTCTGGCCTGCATCCCGCACATGGCTGAGCAGTGCCTTCACGGCGGGAAACGGCTTGGCCTGCGCGAGATAGGACCGCTTGAACAGATCGGAGCGGTAGGCCTCGATCGCTTCGCCCTCCCGGGCGAGCCGGTCGGCGTCCACGAAGACGGGCAGGAGCTGGTCGCCGCCCTTCCCGATCTGGCGGCGGACCTCGGCCTCCTTCGTCTCGATCCCGAAATGCGCAAAGGCCTCGACCCAGGCGCAGGCGTGCAGATCGACGCTGTCGAGCAGCGTGCCGTCGATGTCGAAGACGACGGCCTTGATGCGAGCGGACATCGAATCAGGCCCTCTCAGCGCGGAAACAGCTGGAGGCCGTCATCGGGGAGGAGATTGCGGGCGGGCCCGCCGGTCTGCTGGCCGCGGCCCTGCTGGTAGTAGGGCAGCTCGGGGCGACGGTCGTTGCCGCTGCCGGAATCGTATTCCCAGGGCGCGTTCCACGGCGCCCGGCCGCTCACCGCCGGCACGGCGGGGCCGGTGTAGAACGAATCGCCTGGCCGCATGGGCCCCGCCGCGGCGGCGCCGGCCGCCAGCATCGTGCCGAGGAAGACGGCGGCAGCACCTCGTCCGATCAACGTGCGCATCGCTTGTCATCCCCCGATCGTGGCCGCGCTCTGCCCGCGGAGCGCGAAGGGAAACGGCCGAGCCTGGTCCGCGTTCCGGGTCCTCGGGCTCGCTCGCCCCGACTTTCCCCGGATGGGCCTCAAAAAGCGAAGCCCGCCGGCCCCAGGGGGCGGCGGGCTCTCGAACCGCGTCTCGTTCAG from the Methylorubrum extorquens genome contains:
- a CDS encoding putative Ferredoxin; putative 4Fe-4S ferredoxins domain (Evidence 3 : Putative function from multiple computational evidences; PubMedId : 7126685, 7803404, 9533888; Product type f : factor) encodes the protein MKVVVDLNRCQAYAQCIYAAPGHFALHGREALVYDPFPDETARGEIERAIHACPVRAITAYPDAADAAAGEAR
- the aspS gene encoding aspartate tRNA synthetase (Evidence 2b : Function from indirect experimental evidences (e.g. phenotypes); Product type e : enzyme), with protein sequence MHRYRTHTCGAIRPSDVGQTVRLSGWCHRIRDHGGVLFIDLRDHYGLTQCVIDSDSKAFKAAETARSEWVIRIDGRVRTRPAGTENAELPTGSVEVYIDDLEVLGPAGELPLPVFGDQEYPEETRLKYRFLDLRREKLHANIMKRGAIVDSLRRRMREGGFFEFQTPILTASSPEGARDYLVPSRVHPGKFYALPQAPQQFKQLTMIAGFDRYFQIAPCFRDEDARADRSPGEFYQLDIEMSFVTQEDVFQAVEPVLRGVFEEFAGGKRVTKEFPRITYADAMLKYGVDKPDLRNPLIIADVTDEFADDAVEFKAFKGVIKSGGVVRAIPATGAAGQPRSFFDKLNDWARSEGAPGLGYIVFEEEGGALTGKGPIAKFIPAAIQARIAEKAGAKAGDAVFFAAGTEAKAAALAGKARIRIGDELKLSDTDQFAFCWVVDFPMYEWNEEDKKIDFSHNPFSMPNYDREDFLALGDGDSEKILGIKAFQYDIVCNGIELSSGAIRNHRPDVMEKAFAIAGYGRDVLEEKFGGMLNALRLGAPPHGGIAPGVDRIVMLLCEEPNIREVVLFPMNQRAEDLMMGAPAEATSKQLRELHIRLNLPEKKA
- a CDS encoding conserved protein of unknown function; putative membrane protein; putative acyltransferase (Evidence 4 : Unknown function but conserved in other organisms), with amino-acid sequence MSLLSGPTIAEALARPHNAFSGLRLALALMVVVSHAFSVVSGHALDEPLARATGFSLGEHAVNGFFAVSGFLVTMSYDRRGWRDYVIARSLRIGPGLVAATLAVSLLLGGALTRLPLAEYYASPELWRFVRGTLLSFKSNASLPGLFEANPFRSPLGTVWTLKYETICYAGVLVIGLLGLLRRRWAVPALTAALALSLAVLEVVRPEMSKGTETALRLPLIFAAGACLYLWRDSIRLTPWPLLVLAAGLLLQGHAPARTLLFLGESYAAIWLGLLPALARPVLDPPADLSYGVYLYGWPIQQSLHALWPTASALALLVPALLLAGLVAAASWYAVEKPALRLKARALGRRTLGTIEPAGP
- a CDS encoding putative glycosyl transferase (Evidence 3 : Putative function from multiple computational evidences; PubMedId : 15294902, 7512872, 7517390; Product type e : enzyme); amino-acid sequence: MPPQPTPLTAIVVSHDSADALPACLAALAREAVPAIVVDNASRDGSVAVAEAHGARVIAHPRNEGYGRANNIGVRAAEGARHVLILNPDLVLQPGAATALLAAAQAWSDAGLLAPRIHEPDGRFFYQPRSLLAPYLTNPKGRRDLPEGDACAPFLSGACLMIERALFLDLGGFDENIFLFYEDDDLCRRVADAGRALVHVHGAVALHGRGRSSAPAPGRVFRTRWHQAWSRAYVSRKYGLPDPSPGMLATNAPKAALAALAFRRSGLERYGGSAAGALAALRGQSALAREGLAP